One genomic window of Candidatus Kuenenia stuttgartiensis includes the following:
- a CDS encoding cytochrome-c peroxidase — MAFGRDIKSDRSKEPIKPIPINFDNNRAKTDLGKRLFFEPRLSKSGWITCNSCHNLSTGGADNLPTSIGHKWMSGSINSPTVLNSKFNLAQFWDGRARDLKEQAKGPIANPMEMASSHDLAVEVLQSIPEYVKWFKEVYGEEGITIDTVADAIAAFEETLTTPNARFDLWLRGYDRISKTEEEGYALFKEKGCIVCHNGVGVGGGSFQKFGIAKPYEKDTGTLGRYNVTKAVEDKYVFKVPLLRNIELTAPYFHDASTWRLAEAVQVMAAYQLGIKLTEDETNKIVAFLKTLTGDRPEIIYPVLPPSNVNTPQPNRN, encoded by the coding sequence ATGGCTTTTGGAAGAGATATAAAATCAGACCGATCAAAAGAACCTATCAAGCCTATTCCAATTAATTTTGACAACAACAGGGCAAAGACTGATTTGGGGAAAAGATTATTTTTTGAACCTCGATTGTCCAAATCCGGATGGATTACCTGCAATTCCTGCCACAACCTTTCAACCGGCGGAGCGGATAACCTCCCAACTTCTATCGGACACAAATGGATGTCGGGATCCATAAACTCACCGACTGTACTGAACTCAAAATTTAATCTGGCGCAATTCTGGGACGGGCGTGCCAGGGATTTGAAGGAACAGGCAAAGGGTCCCATAGCAAATCCTATGGAAATGGCTTCCAGTCACGACCTTGCGGTAGAGGTACTGCAATCAATACCGGAATACGTGAAGTGGTTTAAAGAGGTTTACGGTGAGGAGGGCATTACCATTGATACTGTTGCAGACGCCATCGCTGCATTTGAAGAAACGTTAACCACTCCCAATGCAAGGTTTGATTTGTGGTTAAGGGGGTATGACAGGATTTCCAAAACAGAGGAAGAAGGGTATGCCCTCTTTAAGGAAAAAGGTTGTATCGTTTGTCATAACGGAGTTGGTGTTGGCGGCGGTTCCTTTCAAAAGTTTGGTATCGCAAAGCCCTATGAAAAAGACACCGGGACGCTTGGACGGTATAATGTAACAAAGGCAGTTGAAGATAAATACGTATTCAAGGTTCCACTGCTAAGAAACATTGAACTCACTGCCCCCTATTTCCACGATGCCAGCACATGGAGACTGGCAGAAGCGGTACAGGTAATGGCAGCATATCAGCTTGGAATAAAACTTACCGAGGATGAGACAAACAAGATTGTCGCATTTCTAAAAACCCTGACCGGAGACCGGCCTGAAATTATTTATCCCGTTTTGCCGCCTTCGAATGTGAACACCCCGCAGCCAAACCGGAATTAA
- a CDS encoding serine/threonine-protein kinase, whose translation MNQLDQIVQQFIDDTLQGKDPGLDDVLRKYPDIADEIKKRIENLEKINSLFASLTGEDENDRLAHQLIGQKMGDFEILELIGSGGMGTVFLARQTSLDRHVALKVISDVSGIRSKTLERFKREANLLAKISHPNIVQIYETGRHGPYFYFAMEYVNGDSLGNVLADMRSSNQNTNASALFSDYVRSKNTASVDTSQTKQGRPVIDDEYIQTISKIIIDIASALDHVHNKGILHRDIKPSNILIDTDGNAKLVDFGLANSETNQSITITGELFGTPNYMSPEQIQSPDKVDRRSDVYSLGAAYYECLTFHTPFEGASINDVLTKIISKEPTSPGKYCPKLSRDLGTILLHTLKKNPGERYDSALEFANDIRNALDFRPVIARKTPFTIRTYKTIRRNPVKTVMGFLVLCLIFACFALYHHNRKKEGEAHRIAYVNQLLDEADVLLCQAALNSLPWPLLARETLTERAIKYYDEVLQIDNKNWWALIQRGIAYLVSGENREGALKDFEDAEKINPDFRCIQLLQSGPLGSNIEIYERGISSDHLESLSSREAYILGLLICQQPDIPEREQKSLRLFEMCVEKESDFYPAMLSRIFAKNRLSGERNLDECLAVSNLRPNVALGHLLCGEILGDYLGRFEEAITEYKKAAGLQPWNPLCYLGLGSLYETTGDINNAEKCYLKAQELDMSCLSDFALAFFYRKQSSYEKSLDICNKGIAKKCNLITLDMLLDTKLLILKETGSQGQIRECLAEKEDCLKRLLLETEGNKNLSRKYHINYLKFLFNNKPMSETISFYDKALINKPAFKYCFGSVLSEYYLSIGNDAACMNLCQALYEKMLMEEFNDDYDFNDKVNIISHLIRLRLKSGDSIENVTTLCTGILDKHPHTSVLWKYYGMFHEIYSHDYEKASEAYRQALRYLRDEKDRFGITFKFACALYRAGNNVEAEKEFNALMHKLDNMKIVETGNSWRYLGRSDTADKYVVQSIYTNLSDLYMAKKDCQSAVNTLEKGLGRLPNHPEMYRKKAVAHLSAGDKNKAIQTYFRYFDTLPTNINDCYPPDQVHIGITIIALTALLIEENQLDKAEEFIKQEEDSKRKTPAHTANDLLPHHETSLYISRSKINFARNNFDDGINALNNALKIQTELPLIWDELEKAYLHKGLLQKAKETAEYAIKLLPKQRTGYLWLAIVYQYLRDSEKAINVLRQYLSQNPDDAFVQESLDSIVTSQ comes from the coding sequence ATGAATCAACTTGACCAAATCGTCCAACAATTTATAGATGATACGTTGCAGGGGAAGGATCCAGGGCTAGATGATGTCCTGAGAAAGTACCCTGACATAGCAGACGAGATCAAGAAACGGATTGAAAATCTTGAAAAAATCAACAGTTTATTTGCTTCCCTTACAGGAGAGGATGAAAACGACCGTTTAGCACATCAGCTTATTGGCCAAAAGATGGGTGACTTTGAAATACTTGAGCTAATAGGCTCAGGCGGCATGGGAACTGTCTTTCTCGCCAGGCAAACCTCGCTGGACAGGCATGTGGCGCTTAAAGTTATCAGCGACGTCAGCGGGATTCGTAGTAAAACGCTGGAAAGGTTTAAACGAGAGGCAAATCTGCTGGCAAAGATATCCCATCCCAATATTGTGCAAATTTATGAAACCGGGCGGCACGGGCCATATTTCTACTTCGCAATGGAATACGTAAACGGCGATTCATTAGGCAATGTGCTTGCAGACATGCGCTCATCAAACCAAAACACAAACGCCAGCGCTCTATTTTCTGATTATGTCAGGTCGAAGAATACCGCTTCTGTTGATACATCGCAGACGAAACAAGGAAGGCCGGTAATTGACGACGAGTATATTCAAACCATTAGCAAAATAATCATAGATATTGCGTCTGCATTGGATCATGTACACAACAAGGGAATTTTACACAGAGATATTAAGCCGTCAAACATCCTGATTGACACAGATGGCAATGCAAAATTAGTTGATTTTGGGCTGGCGAACAGCGAGACAAATCAGTCTATTACCATTACCGGCGAACTTTTTGGAACTCCGAATTATATGTCGCCGGAACAAATCCAATCCCCGGATAAAGTTGACCGCAGGAGCGATGTATATTCATTAGGCGCAGCTTATTATGAGTGCCTTACATTCCATACCCCATTTGAAGGCGCTTCGATAAATGATGTTTTAACGAAGATCATATCAAAAGAACCGACTTCTCCAGGAAAATACTGTCCGAAACTTTCAAGGGATTTGGGCACTATTTTGCTGCATACCCTTAAAAAGAATCCAGGCGAGAGGTACGATTCAGCCCTTGAATTTGCCAATGATATAAGAAATGCCTTAGATTTTAGGCCTGTCATTGCAAGAAAAACTCCTTTTACAATCAGAACCTATAAAACTATACGCAGAAATCCGGTTAAAACCGTTATGGGTTTTCTGGTTCTGTGTTTAATCTTCGCATGTTTTGCTCTATATCACCATAACCGGAAGAAAGAGGGTGAAGCTCACAGGATTGCCTATGTTAATCAACTGCTTGACGAAGCGGACGTACTGCTGTGTCAGGCGGCGCTTAATTCCCTGCCTTGGCCATTATTAGCCAGAGAGACGCTTACAGAAAGAGCAATTAAATACTATGACGAAGTATTGCAGATAGATAATAAAAACTGGTGGGCGTTAATTCAAAGGGGGATAGCATATCTGGTATCAGGGGAAAATAGAGAAGGCGCATTGAAGGATTTCGAAGATGCCGAAAAAATTAATCCGGATTTCAGATGCATTCAATTATTACAGTCCGGGCCGTTAGGCAGTAATATTGAAATTTATGAAAGAGGTATTTCATCAGACCACCTGGAATCCCTGAGTTCCAGGGAAGCCTACATATTAGGCCTGTTAATATGCCAACAACCCGATATCCCTGAAAGAGAGCAGAAAAGCCTGCGTTTGTTTGAAATGTGCGTGGAAAAAGAATCTGATTTTTATCCTGCCATGCTGTCAAGAATATTTGCAAAAAACCGCCTGTCAGGAGAAAGAAATCTGGACGAGTGTTTGGCAGTATCCAACCTCAGGCCCAACGTTGCGCTTGGGCACTTGTTATGCGGCGAAATTCTTGGAGACTACCTTGGCAGATTTGAAGAGGCGATAACCGAATATAAAAAAGCCGCCGGATTACAACCGTGGAATCCCCTGTGTTATTTGGGTTTGGGTAGTTTGTATGAAACTACCGGCGATATTAATAATGCAGAAAAATGTTATCTTAAAGCACAGGAACTTGATATGAGCTGCTTATCAGATTTCGCTTTAGCATTTTTTTACAGAAAGCAAAGTAGCTATGAAAAATCACTTGATATATGCAATAAGGGTATCGCAAAAAAATGTAACCTTATTACATTAGATATGCTGCTTGACACTAAACTTTTAATCTTAAAAGAAACAGGTTCTCAGGGGCAAATCCGGGAATGCCTTGCGGAAAAAGAAGATTGCCTGAAAAGATTGCTGTTAGAAACAGAAGGCAATAAAAATTTAAGCAGAAAGTACCATATTAATTATCTTAAATTCTTGTTCAATAACAAGCCCATGTCTGAAACAATATCGTTCTATGACAAGGCTTTAATAAATAAACCAGCGTTCAAATATTGCTTTGGCAGTGTGCTGAGTGAATATTATCTGTCCATCGGAAATGATGCCGCCTGTATGAATCTTTGTCAGGCATTATATGAAAAAATGTTAATGGAAGAATTTAATGATGATTACGATTTTAATGATAAGGTAAACATAATCAGCCACTTAATACGACTAAGGTTAAAATCCGGCGATAGCATTGAGAATGTTACAACACTATGCACCGGCATCCTTGATAAACACCCCCATACCAGCGTACTCTGGAAATATTATGGAATGTTTCACGAAATATATTCACATGATTACGAAAAGGCAAGCGAGGCATATCGCCAGGCACTGCGATATCTGCGGGACGAGAAAGACAGGTTTGGAATTACTTTTAAATTCGCATGTGCGTTATATCGTGCAGGCAACAATGTTGAAGCAGAGAAAGAATTCAATGCGCTGATGCATAAACTGGACAACATGAAAATTGTAGAGACGGGAAACTCATGGCGTTATTTAGGGCGCAGCGATACAGCAGATAAATATGTAGTTCAATCCATTTATACAAATTTATCTGACTTATACATGGCTAAGAAAGATTGCCAAAGCGCCGTGAATACGCTTGAAAAGGGTTTGGGCCGATTGCCAAATCACCCTGAAATGTATCGTAAAAAAGCCGTTGCACACTTATCTGCCGGCGACAAAAACAAGGCCATTCAAACTTATTTCAGATATTTTGATACATTGCCAACGAATATAAATGATTGTTACCCTCCCGACCAGGTTCACATAGGCATCACTATCATTGCGCTGACGGCGCTTTTGATAGAAGAGAATCAACTTGATAAGGCGGAAGAATTTATCAAACAAGAGGAAGATTCTAAACGAAAGACGCCTGCGCATACGGCAAATGACCTATTGCCTCATCATGAAACATCGCTGTACATTTCACGCTCAAAAATAAACTTTGCAAGAAACAATTTCGATGATGGAATAAATGCATTAAACAATGCCCTGAAAATCCAGACGGAATTGCCGTTAATTTGGGATGAATTGGAAAAGGCGTATCTACACAAAGGCCTTCTTCAAAAGGCAAAGGAAACGGCTGAATACGCAATCAAACTTCTTCCTAAGCAAAGGACTGGTTATTTATGGTTGGCCATTGTTTATCAATATTTAAGGGATTCCGAGAAGGCGATAAACGTGCTCAGGCAATATTTGTCCCAAAACCCGGATGATGCCTTTGTACAAGAGAGTCTCGATAGTATCGTAACTTCTCAATAA
- a CDS encoding sensor domain-containing diguanylate cyclase, which yields MANREVLKTVLDSPSLPTLPTVASKLISITSNPETSMAEIAHLISKDIAISAKILKIANSSFYSFSSKISTVHQAVSNIGKNAIRSLVLSVSFLTIKTNYKNEVFDYEKHWQKSLSAAVAAKLIMAEIDKTDPEEIFIAALLQDIGGLILARAFPQQYEQTLIALTDDKRDIIEIERRIIGADHALIGYEVTRNWGFPAELLVPIQFHHNPESYKEGNNKLRTATNVVYLSGMITNILFSNKPQDYHQQFLEKSGKMLGFDNTVINRILRKVHTEIAEVASFFDFQIQNPKPVEEILQEANIALSLINLSYEQMNKELIAAKMELQKLANDLEEKNKRLEKLANIDGLTDVYNHRYFQNFLETEIRRSLRKKTSVSLVLFDVDHFKKFNDSYGHPAGDFILKELCKLVKKNLRDYDLIARYGGEEFILVLVETAAEDAAEITEKLREVIASHIFIDDINEYKVTASFGVATMSPAKDEFKQGDFIDFADKALYESKKKGRNKITAYTHKKRWFGKG from the coding sequence ATGGCAAATAGAGAAGTTTTGAAAACTGTGCTCGATTCACCCTCTTTACCTACGTTGCCCACCGTTGCATCAAAACTTATCTCGATTACGTCGAACCCGGAAACAAGTATGGCAGAAATAGCTCATTTGATTTCGAAAGACATCGCCATCTCGGCTAAAATATTAAAAATTGCCAATTCTTCCTTTTACAGTTTTTCTAGTAAAATCAGCACAGTTCATCAGGCTGTGTCGAATATCGGAAAAAATGCGATACGAAGCCTCGTCCTCTCTGTTTCATTTCTTACCATCAAAACCAATTACAAAAATGAAGTCTTTGATTACGAAAAACATTGGCAAAAATCACTTTCTGCTGCAGTTGCTGCAAAACTTATTATGGCAGAAATAGATAAAACAGACCCTGAAGAAATATTTATTGCCGCACTCCTGCAGGATATCGGAGGATTAATTCTTGCACGAGCCTTTCCACAACAATATGAACAAACACTGATAGCGCTCACCGATGACAAAAGAGATATCATAGAAATTGAACGGCGAATTATCGGTGCGGACCATGCACTTATTGGGTACGAAGTCACACGAAATTGGGGGTTCCCGGCGGAATTGCTCGTCCCTATACAATTTCATCACAACCCTGAAAGTTACAAAGAAGGCAATAACAAACTCAGAACTGCTACAAATGTAGTTTACTTATCGGGGATGATTACCAATATACTGTTTTCCAATAAGCCGCAGGACTACCATCAGCAGTTTTTAGAAAAATCCGGAAAAATGCTTGGCTTCGATAATACGGTTATTAACAGGATACTCAGAAAGGTACATACGGAAATAGCGGAAGTTGCCAGTTTTTTTGATTTCCAGATACAGAATCCAAAACCCGTCGAGGAAATCCTGCAGGAAGCCAACATTGCGTTAAGCCTTATTAATCTGTCATACGAACAGATGAACAAGGAACTCATTGCCGCCAAGATGGAACTGCAGAAGCTGGCTAATGACCTGGAAGAAAAAAATAAACGGCTAGAAAAACTTGCCAATATAGATGGACTGACTGATGTGTACAACCATCGGTACTTTCAAAATTTTCTTGAAACGGAAATCCGCAGGTCACTGCGCAAGAAAACATCTGTGAGCCTGGTACTCTTTGATGTTGATCACTTTAAAAAATTTAATGATAGCTACGGACATCCGGCGGGCGATTTTATATTAAAAGAATTGTGCAAACTGGTTAAAAAAAACCTCCGTGATTACGATCTTATTGCCCGGTACGGCGGCGAAGAATTCATTCTTGTTTTGGTAGAAACGGCAGCGGAAGATGCCGCAGAGATTACTGAAAAATTACGCGAGGTCATTGCCTCTCATATCTTTATTGATGATATTAACGAATACAAGGTAACAGCAAGTTTTGGAGTGGCAACAATGAGTCCTGCTAAGGATGAATTTAAACAAGGTGATTTTATTGACTTTGCGGACAAGGCCCTATACGAGTCAAAGAAAAAAGGCCGCAACAAAATTACCGCATATACCCATAAAAAGAGGTGGTTTGGGAAGGGTTAG
- a CDS encoding NAD(P)/FAD-dependent oxidoreductase, which translates to MTAFPNLFSHFRIGSLNIRNRIVMSPMETHLCNAEGFVTKELINYYRERALGGAGYITVENTAVDPAGRVNDGMMCIYNDTFIPELKNLVDAVHAVEGKIVLQLSHAGREALPYFTGTGTVAPSAIPSPLTKEMPKELTIDEIKAIINAFACGAERALKAGFDGVEIHMAHGYLVNQFFSAESNTRTDDYGGDTSRRARFGREIVEEIRKKVPADYPVICRISADEYTETGLKLEESKEIAKILERAGASAIHVSACNYASAFFNIPCYYLEEGCFIHLAEGIKAIVNMPVLSVGRIQDPAMAEEVLKENKADLIVLGRSLIADPCWPNKVKEGNLDDIQVCLSCNRCIESISDKKLICTVNPYIGKDERFHLQQTTKPKKVLIVGGGPAGMSAAITLAGRGHDVSLWEKSGELGGNLRYASMPPKKEPVKKYLRYITKQVEKNNIPVALNKEANEDNIKQFAADVVVLAMGAKDVPVEINGMQENGALTVKQAFSSPDTIGNNVAIIGGAAEGCELADFLSSRGKKVSVIEMRRVLGLGLVAHPRFHVCERLRKQRATLIVNAKVTEIGSDYIVISRRRQPDEKIEGFDTIVIPTLHQHNTELEPMLQSFVPEVYTIGDAKEGRTALEAIAEGVEIGLKI; encoded by the coding sequence ATGACAGCATTTCCCAATCTTTTCAGCCACTTTCGCATTGGTTCCCTGAATATCAGGAATCGTATTGTGATGTCTCCTATGGAGACGCATCTCTGCAATGCGGAAGGTTTTGTCACTAAAGAACTCATCAATTATTACAGAGAACGCGCCCTTGGCGGCGCAGGATATATTACGGTGGAAAACACTGCTGTTGACCCTGCAGGCAGGGTCAATGACGGCATGATGTGCATTTACAATGATACGTTCATTCCTGAATTAAAAAACCTTGTTGATGCCGTTCATGCGGTAGAAGGGAAGATCGTACTTCAGTTAAGCCATGCGGGCAGAGAAGCACTTCCGTATTTTACCGGAACGGGAACAGTTGCCCCTTCGGCTATACCCAGTCCTTTAACAAAGGAAATGCCGAAGGAATTGACCATCGACGAGATTAAAGCGATTATCAATGCCTTTGCCTGCGGTGCGGAACGGGCGTTAAAAGCCGGGTTTGACGGCGTAGAAATTCACATGGCGCACGGGTATCTTGTGAATCAGTTTTTCTCGGCTGAGTCCAATACACGAACGGACGATTATGGAGGCGACACCTCGCGAAGGGCACGGTTCGGGAGAGAAATTGTTGAAGAGATAAGAAAAAAGGTTCCGGCGGATTACCCTGTTATTTGCCGGATCAGCGCGGATGAGTATACCGAAACAGGACTGAAGCTGGAAGAGAGCAAAGAAATTGCAAAGATACTGGAAAGGGCGGGGGCTAGCGCCATTCATGTATCAGCGTGTAATTATGCATCGGCCTTTTTTAACATACCCTGCTATTATCTGGAGGAAGGATGTTTCATTCACCTCGCGGAAGGGATTAAGGCAATTGTAAACATGCCTGTGTTGTCCGTGGGAAGGATTCAGGATCCCGCAATGGCGGAAGAAGTGCTGAAAGAAAACAAGGCAGATCTTATTGTTCTGGGACGTTCGCTTATTGCCGACCCCTGTTGGCCGAATAAGGTAAAAGAAGGAAATCTTGATGATATACAGGTGTGCTTAAGCTGCAACAGATGTATCGAAAGCATCTCGGATAAAAAACTCATTTGTACGGTAAACCCCTATATTGGAAAAGACGAACGCTTTCATTTGCAACAAACCACAAAACCAAAAAAGGTGTTGATTGTCGGTGGAGGCCCTGCGGGTATGTCTGCGGCCATAACACTGGCGGGCAGAGGGCACGACGTCTCGTTGTGGGAAAAAAGCGGCGAACTCGGAGGTAATTTGCGCTATGCTTCCATGCCTCCGAAAAAGGAACCTGTAAAGAAGTATCTCCGGTATATAACAAAACAAGTAGAAAAGAATAATATCCCGGTAGCGCTAAACAAAGAAGCAAACGAGGATAACATTAAACAATTTGCGGCTGACGTAGTAGTCCTTGCGATGGGAGCCAAAGACGTTCCTGTCGAAATAAATGGTATGCAGGAAAACGGCGCATTAACCGTCAAGCAGGCGTTTTCCTCTCCGGACACTATTGGCAATAACGTAGCAATTATCGGTGGCGCCGCAGAAGGATGCGAATTAGCTGACTTTCTTTCTTCGCGGGGAAAGAAGGTTTCCGTTATTGAAATGAGGCGTGTTCTGGGGCTTGGACTGGTTGCACACCCCAGGTTTCATGTATGCGAACGCCTGAGAAAACAAAGGGCCACGCTTATTGTAAATGCGAAAGTGACTGAAATAGGGAGCGATTACATTGTCATAAGCCGCAGGAGGCAGCCTGACGAAAAGATTGAGGGGTTTGACACGATAGTCATTCCCACACTGCATCAGCACAACACGGAGCTTGAACCAATGCTTCAATCCTTCGTTCCTGAAGTATATACCATTGGCGATGCAAAAGAAGGCAGAACAGCCCTTGAGGCAATTGCTGAGGGGGTTGAAATAGGGTTAAAGATATAG
- the mqnE gene encoding aminofutalosine synthase MqnE, whose amino-acid sequence MERLLKQSSIYDILQKAEQQKRLGFEDGVRLFKSNDLLHIGLVANSIREWKNGNTAYYIINRHINYSNICKNQCKFCAFSKKQEDPNGYAMDMLEIMDKAAAASLEGATEFHIVGGLHPELPFDFYVEMLNAIHEKHPDIHIQAFTAVEIEHLSQIAGLSVTDTLKKLKEAGLGSLPGGGAEVFSPHVREKLCPEKISGERWLQVMREAHNLGLRSNATMLYGHVETPEDRINHLIKLRELQDETGGFMSFIPLAFHPKNTELSFYANTTAMLDLKVIAISRLMLDNFDHLKAFWIMLGIKLSQISLSFGVDDIDGTVQEEKITHAAGANTPEALSVTEIIRLIREAGREPVERDTLYNPVTGKSRDAVLQGV is encoded by the coding sequence ATGGAACGGCTTTTAAAACAATCTTCTATTTATGACATTCTTCAAAAGGCGGAACAGCAGAAACGTTTAGGATTTGAAGACGGCGTGCGGCTTTTCAAATCGAATGATCTCCTTCATATAGGTCTTGTTGCCAACAGCATCCGGGAGTGGAAGAACGGCAACACGGCATACTATATCATTAACCGCCATATCAATTATTCCAACATTTGCAAGAACCAGTGCAAGTTTTGTGCGTTTAGCAAAAAACAGGAAGACCCCAACGGATATGCCATGGACATGCTGGAAATCATGGACAAGGCCGCTGCTGCTTCGCTGGAGGGAGCAACGGAATTCCACATCGTGGGCGGTTTACACCCTGAACTTCCCTTTGATTTTTATGTCGAAATGCTGAATGCAATTCACGAAAAACATCCTGATATTCACATACAGGCATTTACTGCCGTAGAGATTGAACACCTGTCACAAATAGCAGGGCTTTCCGTAACGGATACCCTGAAAAAACTGAAAGAGGCTGGGCTGGGTTCTCTTCCCGGCGGAGGCGCAGAGGTGTTCTCTCCGCATGTTCGGGAAAAACTCTGTCCGGAAAAGATCAGCGGGGAAAGATGGCTTCAGGTAATGAGAGAAGCCCACAATCTAGGCCTCAGAAGCAATGCCACTATGCTGTATGGCCATGTGGAAACACCGGAAGACAGAATCAATCATCTCATAAAACTTAGGGAATTGCAGGATGAAACAGGCGGGTTTATGTCTTTTATTCCGCTTGCATTCCACCCCAAAAACACTGAATTGTCTTTTTATGCAAACACGACTGCTATGCTTGATCTAAAGGTAATTGCCATCAGCCGTCTGATGCTTGACAATTTTGACCACCTCAAGGCGTTCTGGATCATGCTGGGCATCAAACTTTCCCAGATTTCCCTCAGTTTCGGGGTGGACGATATTGACGGCACCGTGCAGGAGGAAAAGATTACCCATGCCGCGGGAGCTAATACTCCTGAAGCACTTTCCGTAACTGAAATTATTCGATTGATCAGGGAGGCTGGGCGTGAACCTGTTGAAAGGGACACCCTCTACAATCCCGTGACAGGAAAATCCCGGGATGCAGTATTGCAGGGGGTTTGA
- a CDS encoding MBL fold metallo-hydrolase, with amino-acid sequence MELTIIGSGTGAPSKTRAYPCTLIKVKDKHLVFDTGPGSLRQLLLAGVTYADVDYIYYSHFHPDHSLDLVSFLFAMKYDSPVRTKPLYITGPCGLHKFHQGLVSVYGNTITPKTFDLHLEEIERGVLTYDGWKITAEPVRHSSQSIGYRIESSAGRTIAYSGDTDYCEGIILLAKNTDLFVLECSFPDDKKTEGHLTPHLCAQIAQKAQCKKLILTHFYPVCSEAIKNNANLLAELKIIYDGEIVIAEDFDRFEI; translated from the coding sequence ATGGAATTGACCATCATCGGCTCTGGCACAGGAGCACCTTCAAAAACAAGGGCATATCCGTGTACTTTGATAAAAGTAAAAGACAAACACCTTGTATTTGACACAGGCCCAGGTTCATTACGCCAGTTGCTTCTTGCCGGCGTTACGTATGCGGATGTTGATTATATCTACTATTCGCACTTCCATCCCGACCACTCCCTGGATCTCGTCTCCTTCCTTTTCGCCATGAAATATGATTCTCCTGTGAGGACAAAACCTCTTTACATTACAGGCCCCTGTGGTTTGCACAAGTTCCATCAGGGATTAGTTTCTGTTTATGGCAACACGATTACTCCAAAGACATTTGACCTCCATCTGGAAGAAATAGAGAGGGGCGTACTCACTTATGACGGATGGAAAATTACTGCAGAACCCGTGCGGCATTCATCACAAAGCATCGGTTACAGGATAGAATCTTCTGCGGGCAGGACAATTGCTTATTCCGGAGATACTGATTACTGTGAAGGCATAATTCTTCTGGCAAAAAATACCGATCTGTTCGTTCTCGAATGCTCTTTTCCCGATGATAAAAAAACTGAAGGGCATCTTACTCCCCATCTGTGCGCTCAAATCGCACAAAAAGCGCAATGCAAAAAGCTGATACTCACACATTTCTACCCCGTTTGCAGTGAAGCTATAAAAAATAACGCAAACCTGCTTGCCGAACTCAAAATTATTTATGATGGAGAGATAGTTATTGCAGAAGATTTTGACAGGTTTGAAATATAA